One stretch of Ananas comosus cultivar F153 linkage group 6, ASM154086v1, whole genome shotgun sequence DNA includes these proteins:
- the LOC109711227 gene encoding probable xyloglucan endotransglucosylase/hydrolase protein 25: protein MALQLLVSLMLSSLMGVAWGAGSSFYSEFEVTWGEGRGKIANNGQLLTLTLDRSSGSGFQSRKEYLFGKIDMQLKLVPGNSAGTVTAYYLSSQGPTHDEIDFEFLGNLSGDPYTLHTNVFTQGKGDREMQFRLWFDPTKDFHTYSILWNPRHVIFMVDEVAIRDFRNLESRGIAFPKRQPMRIYSSLWNADDWATRGGLVKTDWSQAPFTASYRNFSADASPSSGGWFNQELDSATLARMRWLQRNYMIYNYCADANRFPQGLPPECSIA from the exons ATGGCATTGCAACTACTAGTCTCTCTGATGCTGAGTTCTCTGATGGGGGTGGCGTGGGGCGCGGGCAGCAGCTTCTACTCGGAGTTCGAGGTGACGTGGGGGGAGGGGCGCGGGAAGATCGCGAACAACGGGCAACTGCTGACGCTGACGCTGGACCGCAGCTCCGGCTCCGGCTTCCAGTCCAGGAAGGAGTACCTCTTCGGCAAGATCGACATGCAGCTCAAGCTCGTCCCCGGCAACTCCGCCGGCACCGTCACCGCCTACTAC TTGTCGTCGCAGGGGCCGACGCACGACGAGATCGACTTCGAGTTCCTGGGGAACCTGAGCGGCGACCCCTACACCCTCCACACGAACGTGTTCACGCAGGGCAAGGGCGACAGGGAGATGCAGTTCCGCCTCTGGTTCGACCCCACCAAGGACTTCCACACCTACTCCATCCTCTGGAACCCCCGCCACGTCAT ATTCATGGTGGACGAGGTGGCGATCCGGGACTTCAGGAACCTGGAGTCGCGGGGGATCGCGTTCCCGAAGAGGCAGCCGATGAGGATCTACTCGAGCCTGTGGAACGCCGACGACTGGGCCACGAGGGGCGGGCTCGTGAAGACGGACTGGAGCCAGGCGCCCTTCACCGCGTCCTACCGCAACTTCAGCGCCGACGCCTCCCCCAGCAGCGGGGGCTGGTTCAACCAGGAGCTCGACTCCGCCACCCTCGCCAGGATGCGCTGGCTGCAGCGCAATTACATGATCTACAACTACTGCGCCGACGCCAACCGCTTCCCCCAGGGCTTGCCCCCGGAGTGCTCCATCGCCTGA